The genome window TATCGAAAGCCCAGGCGGGGCACTGATCCCGATCCGTACCTGACGGCCATTTACATCCAGGACTGTGACCTCTATCTCGGCTCCTATGCGTATCTTTTCCCCTGCCTTTCTGGTCAGGATAAGCATTAGGTCCCCCGCGGCATCTGCCACCCCTCAACCCTGCAGCTGCCTTGGCCTCGCAGCAGGAAAATCCAGGATCTTATATCCTGGCCTCTTGAGACGGCCGCTATCATAATTCATGATCCGTTTCGACGCAATCATTTCAAGTAATCAACAAGACTGACGTTCATGACCTTTGCAGCCGCGGCAAGGGCCGCCTGATAGCTCGTCTGCTGGGTCGTCAGATCCGTCACAGCCTTGACGATATCTGTATCCTCCACTGATGAAAGACGCTCGGTGTTTGTAAGAACAAGATTATCCGCCATGGACGACTTGTTGGTCAAGGCATTTGACATGGCACCGAGCGTAGCGCTCTGTTGGTTTACATACCCTATTGCCCTATCGATGTCTGAAATCGCAGCGATTATATCAGCCTGATTGTCCGACATCAGACCATTATAAAGGACATTGAGCGAATTGAACACGCCGCCTTCGACAAGGGCCGTATGGCCATCCAGGTTTATCTTCTGTCTCAGACCTGACGCCGCCTGTATGGCTATATCCTCCTGGTTGCCGTTGTATTTGACCGTACCATCAGCCTGCAGGACAAAAGGCGCCTCCCCTGTTGCATAGCCGGTGGTCTTTGTCCCGCCGAACACATAGCGATCTCCCATCTTTGTATTGCCAAGCGCCACCACCTCATCTATGATGGATTTTACCTCCTCGGCTATGGCCTTGCGTGAATTCGCATCCTGGGTGTCGTTCGCCCCTTGAACCGCCAGCGTCTTGGCGCGCGTGAGCCTGTCTTGTATCTGTGACATGGCTGAATCGGTAGCAGTCACCCAGCCCTGCCCATAGGTGATATTGTCTTTATATTGATTCGTGCTGCTGATGACATCCCTGATACCCAAGGCCTCGGTCAGGGCCACGGGGCTGTCCGAAAGGGTACTATATATCTTGCCCGAAGAGATGGACCTGGTTGTCTTCGCCATGTTGTCTGTAAGACGGCTAAGGTCTGTATTTATTTGATCATAGATGGTATTCATGGTTATACGCATATCTTTTGCCCCCTTAACTGGCTTACAGCCTACTCCTTACTGCTTTGCAGCGAGAAGGCTCTGAAACAAGTCATCGGCCACCTTGATCAGCTTGGCCGCAGCCGAGTACGCCTGCTGAAACCTAATGAGATTTGCCATCTCTTCATCGAGCGATACAGCCGATACCGCGTCTCGGCTCGCCTGAAGCCCGTTTACGGCAGACTGGCTAAAGGCATAATCCGATTGAATGCCCTTGGAATCAATGCCCACTGTACCGACAAAACTCTGATAAGCGCTGTTGATGTCCGCCCCATCCAGCCCGGCAATGCCTGCCCGGCTCACATCCCCCATGGCCAGGGCATTCTGGTTGCTTGCAGGCGAAAAGGTCCCACCCTGAGGGGTCGAAATGTCCATGGCACCCAAGAAACCAGAGGGGGTCACAAGATCCTCGGTCAGGGCGAATGCAGCTGCGCTGCCATCAGTCCTGATATTGAGGCCATTGTTGTCAATGCTTGCAACAAGTCCTGGAATTGAATCTATCTTCTTTGCAACGCTTGAAAGACTGTCATATTTTGAGACGGTAATCTGGTTTACGCCGCCTATCTGGTTGCCATTTGCATCATAGAGATAAATGTTGAATTTTCCGCCAGATGTCACGCCCATCAAGAGCTGGTTGAGGGGGCTCGCCGTATTTGAGACCGCATATGCCCCATTAGCCGCCTGGCTGATCTGCCCAAGGCCGAGGGCGTTCAGGACCCCACTCGTATCGGAATCAAGGGCAAATGACTCACCGGAATTTGTGGGCGAGATGACGAGGTGTTGATTTGTTGGATCGGTCGCGTCAATCGAGGCCGAAAGGAAGCCGGTGGCATTTAACTTGCTTACCAACGTATTCAAACTGTCAGTGGCAGCTACGGTTACGGCCGTTGTACCAATCAAATTCTTGTTCACATCATAATGGTTTACAATAAATGAACCATTACGGACAGAGCCGTAGAGCGGAAGGCCCGAAGCGGAAGAATTGAGAGATTGGGTGGGATCCGTCACCCCTTGGAGCGCAGTCATCTGAGGTGCGGCGGTCAACGGAGGCGCATCCGCAGCATCAAGACCCAGATAAGATAGGACGCCCGAGGTGTCTTCAAGGGTGATGCCCTTCCATGCGCTGTTTGCAGCACTGATCGTGAGTTTGCCGTTATTGATGCCCGCACTGAGGCCGCTTACGTTGTTTATGGCATTTACAATGCCATCTATAGAGGTAGTTTTCGGATCGACAGGTATCCTCACAGGATCGATGCCTGCGGTGGTTGGATCCATATCAACAAGCTGGCCGTTCTGGTCATAGACCCAGAGCCTTATCTCACCGGAGGCAAAATTGGTCACAAGCGGGCGGTTCGGATCCGTGACAGTGTTTCCGCTTACAGCCTGACCGGCACCTACGCCCTCCACCTGTGCGGCAGCGACAAGGCGGGGGTCGTTTATAAATGTCTGGTTAACGCCGATTGTGCCTGCGTCATGGCCGGTAAAAAAGCTGTTCATCCCCAAGGCCATAAGCGCCCCAGAGGTGTCCTGCCCAAAGGCGAAGCCTGCTACGCCATTTTGCCCGTTTACACTGATGGTAAGCCTTCCGCCTGCTATGCTTGCCGTAAGACCGACATTGGCAGTATTTATGGCGTTTTGGATATCGGATAGGGTCGTTGAACCCTTTGTGATGTCTATCTTGAGCGGGTCGTTTACACCAGGTGTTGCAGGATTGAGGTCTATGACATTGCCGTTTTTATCATAAAGCCAGATGTCAAAGGAGCCGGTCTGCACGCTGCTTGAAAATGGAAGCCCTGAGGCCCTGTAACTTATGGGCTGGGTTGTAGCAATGACCGTGTTGGAGGCCGTAGTCTCTGTAAGAGGGATAAGGCCCACGCCCTGGCTGTGCTGGCTATTTACGGCCTTGATGAGCTCGGATGCCCAGTTGTTCAGCTGCGTAAGATAATTTGGCGGGTAACTTCCATCGAACTTGCCGAGATTCAGGCCTGTCACGCCGCCCGATATGGACTCTATCTGAAATGAGATGGGGAAATTCCCGGGGTTTGTATCTTTGAGCACGAGCCTCCCGTCACTGTTGGGGTACATGTCTACAGTATTGCCAAATGCCGCCTTGACTGCGGTTACAAAATCGCCGATGGTACCTGTCACCGACGAACCCGCCCCAGGACCAGAGCTGTTTGTCCACGTCCATGAGCTATGGTTTGCAGCGGTCGGATCATAGGTATATGTGCCGGTGATAGGCGTGCCATCCTGTCTTGTACCAGAGAACTGGATGGTAAACGGGGCAGTGCCGCTCACCGTTACGCCGTCAATGTTGCTCCATGCGGTTGACGATGCTATGGCTTGTCCGCCTGTTGTATTGGCCTGGGAACCTATGAGCGTCGATGTGTCAGGGGGGCTTATGCGGGACTTGATATCAAGCCAACCTCCGAGCGTACCGTTTTTTATATCTTGGGCTGTAAGCGTCTTAATCTGGCCTGTCGGGCCTTCCCAATTGACACTGCCATCGCTTATGGTCAAATGAGATGACTTATTCCCCTCGACGAGCGGGGATCCTTGGCCTATAAGCACTGTATAGGTACCCTGTTTTGTCTCGAAATAGTGGACATCCGCCAGCTGAGATAGCTGTTTTACGAGTTCGTCCCGTTGATCCCTTAAGTCGTTAGCCTGGTGATTAGATGACTCCATCGAAAGGATCCTGACATTTATATCGGCGATCTGATCTGCGATCTGGTTTATATTTTTCACCGCGGTGTCGATATTCAGATCCACGTTTTTTGAAAGTTGCATTAGTGAATTATAGCGGTCGTTTATTCCCTGGGTTAGAAGACTTGCATTATTTAGGAGCGTTGTCCGCTCAGGTATGCCCTCCGCATTGTTTGCAAGACCATCCCAGCTCGTCCAAAACTGACTCAGCATTCCATTTATGCCGCTTTGATCGACCTCATTAAACACGCCTTCCACAAGCTGCATCCCTGATTGTCTTGCCTGAAGCCCTGACATGACGGATGTCTTGCCGAACAGGGTCTGAGTTATAAAACGGTCATATGCCCTTGTTATCTCGGTAGCGCTTACGCCGTTGCCGATAGGACCAACTGAAGAAGGGGTAGGAAAATTAGGAGACAAAGTGACGCTCTGCCTTGAATAGCCAGGCGTATTTACATTTGATATGTTTTGGGCGGTTATATGGAGATTTACCTGTTCGGCAAGCACTCCTTGATTTGCGACATTCAAAATACTTGTTAGACCTGGCATTATATCACCTCCAGCTTATACCTGCCCTGCATCCCGCCCTTGGTATGGACCCTTGCCTGCGAGTCATAGGTGGCCGGCCTTGCACCTGAAATGCCCTCCATGAATAGTCCGAGGAGGTCATCGACCATCTTGGCCTGGCCGAGCACCCATTTTTCATGACGCCGATTCATCGAAACGATCTCCTTACGCAAAAGCCTCGTCTTAGTCAGCCATGACCCCAGACCTTCGGAATCAGCCCTGTTGGTCAAACTCATGAGTGCATTCCATCGCCCTTCTCTATTCCCCCCGTAATCCACTCCGCACATCTCAAGCATCTTGTCCGCCAGGGCTGCTATAATCCTTTCTAACCCATTTATCTTTTCAGCCTGCCTCTTTTTCTTTTCGGCAATATCGGCAAGCGGCTTGAAGTCGCCCGATCTCAAGACGATCCACTCCTCAATAAGGATGGAGCGCATTTCCTCCCATGCCTGTGTCACAGAATAGGCACGGACCCAAAACGACCTGGGCAGGGCCGGCAAATATCGTACATCTCCTGTTGGCATGCGCCGATTAAGGCTATTTATCTTTCTCGTCTTTGATGTTTCCATATCTGTGCACCAGATTTTTGTAGAGCTCTTTACCTATACCTATGCCCTTTCCCTCAGACAAGACCTTCGAAAGCTGATCTTCAAAGAGGGTGGTGTATATATCCCCTTGAAACCTGGCGCCAAAAAATCCGCCGTTGGACATACTCTTCCTCATCGTCTCAAGCATCTGTTTTATAAACATGGCCTCAAAATCGGCACACACCTTTTTTATCTCCTTATCGCTATGTCCCTTCAAAGAAGAAGTGGTCTCACCAGCGACCCTGACACCTGGTAACTTATTTATCGACTGCGGCAACATGGCTAGATGATCTCCAGATCGGCATGAAGGGCGCCTGCAGCCTTGAGCGAAGTGAAAATGGCTATTAAATCTCTCGGCGTTACGCCTATTGCATTCAAGGCCTTTGCGAGATCTCCTATATTGGGCTGCGTATTGAGCACGATGAGCCTTCCCTTACCTTCCTGCACAGATATCTGGGTATTCGGCGTCACAGCCGTAGCCCCTTGTGAAAACGGCTGGGGCTGTGAAACCCTAGGGCTCTCCTTGATCTGGATGCTTAAATCACCATGAGATATAGCCACCTTTGATATTGTAACATCAGATCCCACTACCACGGTCCCGGTCCTTTCATCTAATACCACCTTTGCGACCTGATCCGGCCTGATCTCGACATTTTCGATGGCCGCTATAAGATCTACGATATCCCCCCTGAATTCAGGCGGTACAGTGAGCTTGATGGTCTCGGCATCCACGGCCCTTGCATCCACTCCCCTCAAGACAGAATTGATCGCAATCGCCGTCCGCGATGCGGTTATAAAATCGGGATTATTTAGACTTATCAATATATCAGACCGTTGATTGAGAGCGACCGGGATCTCGCGCTCGACCGTAGCGCCGTTTGCTATCCTTCCGACTGTGGGGTGATTTTTTTGCACACCCGCCCCAGCCCCCTGTGCCGAAAAGCCACCAATACTGAGCGGGCCTTGCGCCACGGCATATATCTTGCCGTCGATCCCTTTGAGCGGGGTCAAAAGCAGGGTCCCGCCCTGCAGGCTCTTTGCATCACCGAGCGACGACACCACCACATCCAACTTCTGGCCTATCTTGCTAAACGGCGGCATCTGGGCTGTGACCATGACGCCTGCGGTATTCTTTACCTTGACCTTCTTCGGGTCTATAATCACTCCCATCCGTTCCATCATGTTGACTATAGATTGGGTGGTGAAGTCCGCTTGCGTCCCGTCTCCGGTGCCGTTCAAACCGACTACCAACCCATACCCGACAAGCTGATTTGTGCGAACGCCGTCTATATCAGCTATGTCTTTAAGACGCACCGCATGCGACGTCCCAACGCACACGAGGATTGTGCATAAAACAATGGGCATGCAGACGGCATGCAACATCGATTTGAAAACAAACGACCCGCCCTTAAACATACCTTGCCTCCATCAAAAAGGCGCGACCATGTCAAGAAGCCTCACAAGCCAACCTGGTCCCTGCTTATCCGACAAAACGCCCCCGCCTGTGTACTCTATCCTGGCGTCCGCCAGACGCGTGGATGGAACTGTGTTGTCGGATGACAAGTCCTTCGGCCTGACGACGCCGGAGAGTGTTAAATACTGTGTCTCGTTGTTGATCTTGAGCTCACGGCTCCCCTCGACCAACAGATTGCCGTCCGGGAGCACCTGAACAACCCGTGCAGAGATAGTACCTGTAAAGGAGGCGTTCCGCGAACTCTTGCCGCTCCCATTGTACTTGTCGGTCGCACTGCCCCCTATGGTGTTTGACGGGTTAACCGTACTGTTCTTGCTGAATATAAGTCCTAATATGCCTGTAAGTCCAAGATTCGTATTCGAATCCTTTTGTGTCTGGGTGGCTGCGTCATTGGCGGCCTTCAGATTCTCGGCTATTAAGATGGTAATCACATCGCCAACGTTCCTGGCCCTGAAATCGGAATATATGCTTCCTTCACGCCCTGGCGTAAAAAGCGACCCTTCATGCGGATGCTCCCGTGGCACCGGTATCTCATAAAATGATGAAGGGACCGGCGTCATTGGACGCTGCGGCTGCGACACACCCGCACAACCCGACAACGTCATCATGGCAGCGGCCATGGCCGCAATATTTACAACAAACACGACCTGGGAGAGAAAGGTTGATCTTTTCGCCCTATTCATCCTATTCATCTTGCACCTCATGCTGCCAAACCAAACCGCTCCCTGTCAAAAACGCACAGAGACAGTCTTTGCGTCCTTTACGACGGCAACTATCTCACGCTTACTCATGATGTTTTGGACCTTTATGGCCTCACCGAGCGCACCATCCTGCATGACCTTACCCGGCGTCGTGATAGTGAAAGAGGGGGAATCAGCTACTATCGTCACAATGTCACCGCGATGGACCACCAGCGGCTGGGCGACCATTCTGTCTGTCAAGATCTGCCCGGGTTGGACAAAACGGGTGAGGGCCAAACCAGTAACCTTGGCAGGATCGTCAAAAAAACTGTCATAAATCCTGGAAATCGGTTGGCGGATCATATTTATATCATCCAAAGATAAGATATGCCCTTTTGGAAGCGCCTTCGCCGCGCAGACAACAGGACGATATATCTCCACAAAACCACAACCCCTTACCCTATGTTTAATCTTGCCGTCCACTTTTACTGTGAAGATACAGGTGAACATCCCAAGGGGGCGCTCGCCAGCAGGGGCCTCAGTCTCTATCTCGACCTTTCCGCTGGGCACGGTCACCTCCGGCGGAAAGGTCTGAAACCTCATGATCTCAATCTCACCATCAGCCCAAGGGATGCGCCTTGATATCTCCTGCCTGAAATAACGACTGAAATCATCGGTCGTTATCGTCTTTTGAGACTGTGCAACCTGACCTTGATCAGCGGCCGCAAGGTCATGACCCAGTAGCAGGATGGCCGAAATCATAAAAAAAATGACACGCAAAAGACAACGGAGCTCGCCGGACATCAGGCCTTTTTTTATCATTTTACATCATCCCCCTTTCAACGCCTCAGGTCTAACGTCTCAGATTGTCTGCCAGGCTGAGCATTTCATCAGCCGCCTGCACCGCCTTTGAATTGAGCTCATAGGCACGCTGGGTCACGATCATGTCCACCATCTCCTTTACCACATCGACATTGGACTGCTCTAAAAAACCCTGGGCAATTGTGCCGAAGCTGTCGGTCCCAGGGGTGCCCTCCACTGGATCACCTGAGGCCTGAGTCACGCGATAGAGATTCCTGCCTATGCTAGAAAGGCCTGCAGGATTGGCGAAATCATATATAGAAAGCTGGACGGATGCGAGCGGATTGCCGTTTTTGTCCGACGCAGTCAGCATCCCATAAGGGTTTATATTGATGGTGGTCGTACCCTGTGGTACGGAAAACTCAGGCTGAAGTCTGTCCCCGCCTGACGTAACGATATAGCCGTCTCTATCGAGCTTAAAGTCCCCGGCCCTCGTATAGAGCTCCTCGCCATTGCTTATCACCTTGAAAAATCCCCTCCCCTCTATGGCCCAATCAAGATCATTGCCGGTATTCTGATAATCACCTTGGGTGAATATCTTTTCAACTGAACTTAACCTAGAGCCCATACCAATCTGTATGCCGGTCGGGACCTGCGTCCCATCGGCATTCTGCACGCCAGGGGTCTGTATCGTCTGATACAAAAGATCTTCAAAGTCAGCCTGGCTCCTCTTGAAGGCAACTGTATTAACGTTGGCCATATTATTGGCTATTACATCAAGATTGGTTTGCATACTGTTCATGCCCGACGCGGCAGACCAAAGCGCCCTTATCATAAGCCACCTCCGTTTATATCTGGAATAAATAACATCTGTCGTCTATCAACCTACCCTGCCTATATCATTGGCTGCATGCCCATCCATCTGGTCAAGCGCCTGAAGGGTCTTCTGTTGCGCCTCAAAGGCCCTGTAGATATCCAGAAGATTCACCATCTCCTCCACCGGATTCACGTTCGAACCTTCTAAAAAACCCTGTTTTATCAGGGCGGATGCAGGCATGGCATTACCGGAAGCCGCGGTTTGGGCATAGAGATTGCCACCCAACCTCTCAAGCGCCTGAGGATTCTTGAAATTAACCACATCGAGCTGTCCGACATCTGTCTCGTCAACCCAAAACCTGCCGTCCTTACTCAACCATATCCCTTTTCCGGTCGTATCATCGAGGACTATCGGGACCCCTCCTCCAAGCACTGGATACCCTTCTTGAGTAACAAGCTGTTTATTGGCATCCAAGGTGAAGTTCCCGGCCCTGGTATATCTAACGCCCTGCGGCGTCTGCACAACAAAAAAACCATCACCCTCTATGGCAAAATCAAGCGGGTTGTCGGTCTCTTTCATTGTGCCTTGACTCAGATCAGATCGGACCACCTCTTTTTTTGCAGTCCTCTCCGTCCCGTCAACCTGGGGCAAAAGATACTCCTCGAAGGTCATGGACTGTCTTTTGAAGCCTAGCGTGGAGACATTCGCCATATTATTGGCGCTCATCTGAAGCTTTCGATCAAGTATATCGGCGTCCTCGAGGGCCTCTATATGACCCAGCCTGGTATGGGGATGCAGCCCGATTGAAAAAAACATGCTTTTTCTCCTTACAGGTCATATCTCGAATAAAAGTTTATGCAATGCCCATGCCTAAATTCAGCTGGTGATGCATTTGAGACCGACAAAAAATTCTCAAACAAAACAAGATATTATCCCATCCAACAAGGTCACAGCTTGGCAACCGGAATAGATCAAAATGGAGCACGGCATTTTATTCCTACCATCAGGATCCGCTCCGGCATCCACCGTGCATGATGGCACCAATTGCAGAATCAATCACGACAAGATAAAAGTGTGTCCTAGGGGATGACCCAAAGAGATCGGGAAAATGGATTTTAGGTGATATAAACTACATATTATTTATTATTGATGGCCTTATTGTTCACCTTGTATATCCAGGCCAATATCTCGGCCACAACCGCATAGGTGTCTGGAGGTATCGCAGCGTTCAATTCAAGGCGCGAAAGCACCTCAACCAAGTCGGAATCTTGACGCACAGGGACACCGGACGCCCTTGCTATCTCCAATATCTTCTCGGCAACAAGCCCCTCACCCTTTGCAGTCACCCTGGGGGCGATGTCTTTCTCAGCGTCATAGCTCAAGGCTACAGCCTTTTTTCGTTCTGCAGTCTGTCTCTTCATGTCAGAATCACGTCACCAAGTCTATAAAGCCTGGTCCGCCTACACCTTCGACAAAGGGCCCGATGAATTCGGCCTGATCGGCCTCGTCAATAGGGATGATCCCGGATATCTCAAATCTGAATCCTAGACGCTGTAGGGCATTCTTTAATTCCGGGAGATCGGCCCTTATCCTGGGGAGGGCATCATGATCAGCCGCAATCATCATGTTCAATAAACCCCTGCCCATAGTGACGTGCATCATAACCGCTCCAAGACCCCTAAGCGTCAAATCGAAGATCAGGTGCGAAACCGGACCATCAGATCGCCCTTCAGGACCGCCTTCGGCACCCCCTTCAAACCAAAATGAGACATCTCCAAGGCCGGCACCCCCTTCAAACCAAAATGGGACTATGAAAAATGGGATGTCGAGATGGGCTCGGACTTGACTTTGGTAGTTTTGAACGACATCCACATGAGAAGACAAGGCCTTAAGGCCGTCAGCGACATCCTCTAATGCCTTGTCTTTCATATCTATACCAGCGTCGGATATATGACCTTGCCCGACACGTCGACTATCATCAAAGGTATCATCAAAGGTCGTCTGTCGCGCCCCATCGGATGGCCTGTCCGAACCAAAATAAAACCGCACTCGGCCCTTTGCATCTAATACCCGGCCAGCTTGAGACACCTCTTGGCCTTTTTCCCCGGCATTATGCTTCACCTGAACCTGTTGTCCAGGCCACTTAAGAGGTACATCCGGCCCAGGCACACCGGCTTCGGCCTGAATAATGTCCGAAACTGCGCGTGCAAGTGGCCCAGCTCGGTCGGCCGGCGCATTGCTTAAGGCAGATTGATTATCCAGGTGAGGGCTGGAAATTTTTACATACATGCCATCAGCCACGATCCCTTGCGGCGCCTTTTCAAAAAGGGAGGGTTGGGCCTGCCCATTTGGGGCGGCATCCACGGATGGCACATCCAGTAACCCAGCCTTGCCGGTAAGCTGAGACAAACCGTCTTGGGCCCTGACATATACACCCTGCGATCTGGTCTGCAATGTCCTTGACGGATCTTGCTGCACCACCCGGCCAGGGATTCCGTCTATATCCGCAGTCGCCGTCCTGATCTCTGATCCATGGCCCTCGACTGCAACGCCATCGGCGTCGACACGACCGTCCTGACCCTTGGCACCAGCCAATCCATCCAGGAGATTTTTCAATACAATCCGCAAGGAAGGCAGTTGCTGTGGTGAGGATTCAAACTTGCCGCTGGATAGACCTGGGGCTCCACCCGCAGTCGCCATGGTAAACGAGATCCTGACCTTATCGGGATCGGCTTTCCCGCCATAAGAAAGTGCATCGACTACAAAGGAGGCCGCCTTGATGGCATTTTTCAAACCACCCGCCGCCGTATCTTCGGCGGACAAGATCCCGACTCCATGCTGTTGCGGCAGCTCAAGGTCTTTGGTGTAACCCGCCAAACCGTCAA of Dissulfurimicrobium hydrothermale contains these proteins:
- the csrA gene encoding carbon storage regulator CsrA, translated to MLILTRKAGEKIRIGAEIEVTVLDVNGRQVRIGISAPPGLSILREEVFRRIQEENLKAAGSAAAPEDLDKIVFKTRS
- the flgL gene encoding flagellar hook-associated protein FlgL, which codes for MRITMNTIYDQINTDLSRLTDNMAKTTRSISSGKIYSTLSDSPVALTEALGIRDVISSTNQYKDNITYGQGWVTATDSAMSQIQDRLTRAKTLAVQGANDTQDANSRKAIAEEVKSIIDEVVALGNTKMGDRYVFGGTKTTGYATGEAPFVLQADGTVKYNGNQEDIAIQAASGLRQKINLDGHTALVEGGVFNSLNVLYNGLMSDNQADIIAAISDIDRAIGYVNQQSATLGAMSNALTNKSSMADNLVLTNTERLSSVEDTDIVKAVTDLTTQQTSYQAALAAAAKVMNVSLVDYLK
- the flgK gene encoding flagellar hook-associated protein FlgK, with product MPGLTSILNVANQGVLAEQVNLHITAQNISNVNTPGYSRQSVTLSPNFPTPSSVGPIGNGVSATEITRAYDRFITQTLFGKTSVMSGLQARQSGMQLVEGVFNEVDQSGINGMLSQFWTSWDGLANNAEGIPERTTLLNNASLLTQGINDRYNSLMQLSKNVDLNIDTAVKNINQIADQIADINVRILSMESSNHQANDLRDQRDELVKQLSQLADVHYFETKQGTYTVLIGQGSPLVEGNKSSHLTISDGSVNWEGPTGQIKTLTAQDIKNGTLGGWLDIKSRISPPDTSTLIGSQANTTGGQAIASSTAWSNIDGVTVSGTAPFTIQFSGTRQDGTPITGTYTYDPTAANHSSWTWTNSSGPGAGSSVTGTIGDFVTAVKAAFGNTVDMYPNSDGRLVLKDTNPGNFPISFQIESISGGVTGLNLGKFDGSYPPNYLTQLNNWASELIKAVNSQHSQGVGLIPLTETTASNTVIATTQPISYRASGLPFSSSVQTGSFDIWLYDKNGNVIDLNPATPGVNDPLKIDITKGSTTLSDIQNAINTANVGLTASIAGGRLTISVNGQNGVAGFAFGQDTSGALMALGMNSFFTGHDAGTIGVNQTFINDPRLVAAAQVEGVGAGQAVSGNTVTDPNRPLVTNFASGEIRLWVYDQNGQLVDMDPTTAGIDPVRIPVDPKTTSIDGIVNAINNVSGLSAGINNGKLTISAANSAWKGITLEDTSGVLSYLGLDAADAPPLTAAPQMTALQGVTDPTQSLNSSASGLPLYGSVRNGSFIVNHYDVNKNLIGTTAVTVAATDSLNTLVSKLNATGFLSASIDATDPTNQHLVISPTNSGESFALDSDTSGVLNALGLGQISQAANGAYAVSNTASPLNQLLMGVTSGGKFNIYLYDANGNQIGGVNQITVSKYDSLSSVAKKIDSIPGLVASIDNNGLNIRTDGSAAAFALTEDLVTPSGFLGAMDISTPQGGTFSPASNQNALAMGDVSRAGIAGLDGADINSAYQSFVGTVGIDSKGIQSDYAFSQSAVNGLQASRDAVSAVSLDEEMANLIRFQQAYSAAAKLIKVADDLFQSLLAAKQ
- a CDS encoding rod-binding protein; translation: MLPQSINKLPGVRVAGETTSSLKGHSDKEIKKVCADFEAMFIKQMLETMRKSMSNGGFFGARFQGDIYTTLFEDQLSKVLSEGKGIGIGKELYKNLVHRYGNIKDEKDK
- a CDS encoding flagellar basal body P-ring protein FlgI, whose translation is MPIVLCTILVCVGTSHAVRLKDIADIDGVRTNQLVGYGLVVGLNGTGDGTQADFTTQSIVNMMERMGVIIDPKKVKVKNTAGVMVTAQMPPFSKIGQKLDVVVSSLGDAKSLQGGTLLLTPLKGIDGKIYAVAQGPLSIGGFSAQGAGAGVQKNHPTVGRIANGATVEREIPVALNQRSDILISLNNPDFITASRTAIAINSVLRGVDARAVDAETIKLTVPPEFRGDIVDLIAAIENVEIRPDQVAKVVLDERTGTVVVGSDVTISKVAISHGDLSIQIKESPRVSQPQPFSQGATAVTPNTQISVQEGKGRLIVLNTQPNIGDLAKALNAIGVTPRDLIAIFTSLKAAGALHADLEII
- a CDS encoding flagellar basal body L-ring protein FlgH; amino-acid sequence: MNRMNRAKRSTFLSQVVFVVNIAAMAAAMMTLSGCAGVSQPQRPMTPVPSSFYEIPVPREHPHEGSLFTPGREGSIYSDFRARNVGDVITILIAENLKAANDAATQTQKDSNTNLGLTGILGLIFSKNSTVNPSNTIGGSATDKYNGSGKSSRNASFTGTISARVVQVLPDGNLLVEGSRELKINNETQYLTLSGVVRPKDLSSDNTVPSTRLADARIEYTGGGVLSDKQGPGWLVRLLDMVAPF
- the flgA gene encoding flagellar basal body P-ring formation chaperone FlgA; this translates as MIKKGLMSGELRCLLRVIFFMISAILLLGHDLAAADQGQVAQSQKTITTDDFSRYFRQEISRRIPWADGEIEIMRFQTFPPEVTVPSGKVEIETEAPAGERPLGMFTCIFTVKVDGKIKHRVRGCGFVEIYRPVVCAAKALPKGHILSLDDINMIRQPISRIYDSFFDDPAKVTGLALTRFVQPGQILTDRMVAQPLVVHRGDIVTIVADSPSFTITTPGKVMQDGALGEAIKVQNIMSKREIVAVVKDAKTVSVRF
- the flgG gene encoding flagellar basal-body rod protein FlgG, which gives rise to MIRALWSAASGMNSMQTNLDVIANNMANVNTVAFKRSQADFEDLLYQTIQTPGVQNADGTQVPTGIQIGMGSRLSSVEKIFTQGDYQNTGNDLDWAIEGRGFFKVISNGEELYTRAGDFKLDRDGYIVTSGGDRLQPEFSVPQGTTTININPYGMLTASDKNGNPLASVQLSIYDFANPAGLSSIGRNLYRVTQASGDPVEGTPGTDSFGTIAQGFLEQSNVDVVKEMVDMIVTQRAYELNSKAVQAADEMLSLADNLRR
- the flgF gene encoding flagellar basal-body rod protein FlgF — translated: MFFSIGLHPHTRLGHIEALEDADILDRKLQMSANNMANVSTLGFKRQSMTFEEYLLPQVDGTERTAKKEVVRSDLSQGTMKETDNPLDFAIEGDGFFVVQTPQGVRYTRAGNFTLDANKQLVTQEGYPVLGGGVPIVLDDTTGKGIWLSKDGRFWVDETDVGQLDVVNFKNPQALERLGGNLYAQTAASGNAMPASALIKQGFLEGSNVNPVEEMVNLLDIYRAFEAQQKTLQALDQMDGHAANDIGRVG
- a CDS encoding EscU/YscU/HrcU family type III secretion system export apparatus switch protein produces the protein MKRQTAERKKAVALSYDAEKDIAPRVTAKGEGLVAEKILEIARASGVPVRQDSDLVEVLSRLELNAAIPPDTYAVVAEILAWIYKVNNKAINNK